Proteins from a single region of Pyrus communis chromosome 6, drPyrComm1.1, whole genome shotgun sequence:
- the LOC137735926 gene encoding probable glutathione S-transferase encodes MSEVKLHGAWPSPFSCRVIWALKLKGIPYDNIEEDLPNNKSPQLLKYNPVHKKIPVLVHGEKPICESMVIVEYIEETWPHKPLLPADPYERATARFWVKFAEDKGPAIWMVFRTTGEEQEKAKKDSLEMLRTIEDHAAGTLGKKKFFGGDNIGIVDIAFGGIAHWFGVIEDVVEVRLFQAKEFPRLYAWTNDFKQVPAIKENLPDRHKLVLLFKQIRENLPAST; translated from the exons ATGTCTGAAGTGAAGCTACATGGAGCATGGCCTAGTCCTTTTAGTTGCAGGGTGATATGGGCTTTGAAGCTGAAAGGCATACCATATGATAACATAGAGGAAGATCTTCCCAATAACAAAAGTCCTCAACTTCTCAAGTACAATCCAGTTCACAAGAAAATCCCAGTGCTCGTCCATGGCGAAAAGCCGATCTGTGAGTCCATGGTCATCGTAGAATACATAGAAGAAACATGGCCACATAAACCATTGTTGCCCGCTGACCCTTACGAGAGAGCAACGGCTCGCTTCTGGGTTAAGTTTGCTGAAGACAAG GGCCCTGCGATTTGGATGGTCTTCCGAACCACCGGCGAAGAGCAAGAGAAGGCCAAGAAAGATAGCTTGGAGATGCTGAGAACTATAGAAGATCACGCAGCTGGTACTCTTGGAAAAAAGAAGTTTTTCGGAGGAGACAACATTGGAATAGTGGACATTGCCTTTGGAGGAATTGCTCATTGGTTTGGAGTCATCGAAGACGTGGTTGAGGTGAGGTTATTCCAGGCCAAAGAATTTCCTCGTTTGTACGCATGGACTAACGACTTCAAACAAGTGCCTGCAATCAAAGAAAATCTACCCGATCGTCATAAATTGGTGCTCTTATTCAAGCAGATCAGGGAAAACTTGCCAGCATCTACGTGA
- the LOC137737149 gene encoding 7-hydroxymethyl chlorophyll a reductase, chloroplastic — MCSVIAKLPSLPLSLSIVSSSSSSSKDGKTNSKSVKLREDWRQRSRPIPPGGTYPAKDHCSRCGLCDTYYIAHVKEACAFLGDGMSKIEGLEPVVHGRGRKPGSSDEMYLGVYEELLYARKVKPVEGAQWTGIVTTVAIEMLKSGMVEAVICVQSDPNDRFTPRPVLARTPEEVLAARGVKPTLSPNLNTLALVEAAGVKKLLFCGVGCQVQALRSVEHHLNLDKLYVLGTNCVDNGTREGLDKFLKAASSEPETVLHYEFMQDYKVHLKHLDGHIEEVPYFSLPANDLVDVIAPSCYSCFDYTNGLADLVVGYMGVPKYSGISMTQHPQYVTVRNERGREMLSLIKKHLEITPTTSSGTRRPFTMETVKADDTAKMGKGPEPAPKFVGNVIAFLLNLIGPKGLEFARYSLDYHTIRNYLYVNRTWGKQRADQHMPSYAKKIVDSYNKNGEIDRILSTKPK, encoded by the exons atgTGTTCTGTCATTGCCAAGCTCCCTTCGCTTCCACTCTCCCTCTCCATCgtctcctcatcttcttcttcctccaaag ATGGGAAAACCAACTCAAAGTCGGTGAAGCTGAGAGAGGACTGGCGGCAACGCTCCAGGCCCATTCCACCCGGCGGCACTTACCCGGCTAAAGACCACTGCAG TCGTTGCGGGTTGTGTGACACATATTACATAGCCCATGTCAAGGAAGCTTGTGCCTTCTTAGGAGATGGAATGTCTAAGATTGAA GGTTTGGAACCTGTAGTTCATGGTAGAGGGAGGAAACCGGGTTCCTCAGATGAAATGTACTTGGGTGTCTATGAAGAGCTCTTGTATGCTCGTAAAGTAAAGCCTGTCGAAG GAGCTCAGTGGACAGGAATAGTAACAACTGTTGCAATCGAAATGCTGAAATCAGGCATGGTGGAGGCCGTCATTTGTGTACAGAG TGACCCAAACGACAGATTTACTCCGCGGCCTGTATTAGCAAG GACACCAGAGGAAGTTCTAGCTGCTAGAGGTGTCAAGCCGACATTATCTCCTAATCTGAATACACTTGCCCTAGTTGAG GCTGCAGGTGTAAAAAAGCTTCTATTCTGTGGTGTGGGTTGCCAGGTGCAAG CATTACGATCTGTGGAGCACCACTTAAATTTGGACAAGCTCTACGTGCTAGGAACAAATTGCG TGGACAACGGGACTCGAGAAGGCCTTGATAAGTTTCTGAAGGCTGCGAGTAGTGAACCAGAGACGGTTCTTCATTACGAGTTTATGCAAGATTACAAG GTTCACTTGAAGCATTTGGATGGTCATATTGAAGAg GTTCCTTATTTTTCTCTGCCAGCAAATGACTTAGTTGATGTAATTGCTCCTTCTTGTTATAG CTGTTTCGACTATACAAACGGTTTAGCG GATTTAGTTGTTGGATACATGGGGGTGCCGAAATATTCTGGAATCAGCATGACTCAACATCCACAGTATGTTACGGTAAG AAATGAACGTGGAAGAGAGATGCTCAGTCTGATTAAAAAGCATTTGGAGATCACTCCAACAACTAGTAGT GGTACTCGCCGACCATTTACCATGGAGACTGTTAAGGCTGATGATACTGCTAAGATGG GAAAAGGTCCTGAGCCTGCACCAAAGTTTGTCGGCAATGTGATCGCTTTCTTGTTAAACTTG ATTGGCCCAAAAGGTTTGGAATTTGCTCGTTATTCGCTCGATTACCATACCATCCGGAACTACCTATATGTAAACCGAACATGGGGAAAACAAAG AGCTGATCAGCATATGCCTTCATATGCAAAGAAGATTGTCGATTCCTACAACAAGAATGGTGAAATCGATCGGATTCTTTCCACCAAGCCCAAGTGA
- the LOC137738159 gene encoding probable indole-3-pyruvate monooxygenase YUCCA3, which translates to MFHQSFDTDIEFFSRRCIWVNGPVIVGAGPSGLAVGAGLKEQGVPFIVLERADCIASLWQKRTYDRLKLHLPKQFCQLPNLPFPEDFPEYPTKNQFIGYLESYANHFYISPNFNENVQSAKYDETFGLWRVKTIISTSDSNPSATAEVEYICRWLVVATGENSEKVVPEFEGLEEFKGNVVHACDYKSGVAYHGKQVLVVGCGNSGMEVSLDLCNHNASPSIVVRSSVHVLPREIFGKSTFELAVLLMKWLPLWLADKILLMLAWLIFGNLEKYGLKRPSLGPLELKNNSGKTPVLDIGALEKIRSGEVKVVPGIKRFSRGRVELVDGQNLEIDAVVLATGYRSNVPSWLKENEFFSREGIPKNAFPNGWKGNGGLYAVGFTRRGLSGASLDAIGVSQDIAKSWKEETKQKRKSVAARHRRCISHF; encoded by the exons ATGTTTCATCAATCATTTGACACAGATATTGAGTTTTTTTCTAGGAGGTGCATTTGGGTGAATGGTCCTGTAATTGTAGGGGCAGGTCCTTCAGGCCTAGCAGTTGGTGCTGGACTTAAAGAACAAGGTGTCCCCTTCATTGTCCTAGAAAGAGCCGATTGCATTGCTTCTCTTTGGCAAAAACGCACATATGATCGCCTCAAACTACACCTCCCAAAGCAATTCTGCCAACTGCCCAATCTTCCATTCCCTGAGGACTTCCCAGAATACCCCACAAAAAACCAATTCATCGGCTACCTAGAGTCCTATGCAAACCACTTTTATATAAGTCCCAATTTCAATGAGAATGTCCAGTCTGCCAAGTATGACGAAACCTTTGGTCTTTGGAGGGTCAAGACGATTATTTCGACGAGCGACTCAAACCCTTCTGCTACTGCTGAAGTTGAGTACATTTGCCGGTGGCTCGTGGTGGCAACTGGAGAGAATTCGGAGAAAGTAGTGCCGGAATTCGAAGGCTTGGAAGAGTTTAAAGGGAATGTCGTGCATGCCTGTGACTATAAGTCTGGCGTGGCTTACCATGGCAAGCAAGTTCTAGTTGTTGGGTGTGGAAATTCGGGCATGGAAGTCTCTCTTGATCTTTGCAATCACAATGCAAGCCCTTCGATAGTGGTTCGAAGTTCG GTTCATGTCTTGCCAAGGGAAATTTTTGGAAAGTCAACCTTTGAGTTAGCAGTTTTATTGATGAAATGGCTGCCACTCTGGCTTGCTGACAAGATATTGCTGATGCTGGCATGGCTAATTTTTGGAAATCTTGAAAAATATGGTCTGAAAAGGCCGTCACTAGGTCCTTTGGAGCTAAAAAACAATTCAGGGAAGACTCCAGTTTTGGATATTGGTGCCTTGGAAAAAATAAGATCTGGTGAGGTCAAGGTGGTTCCTGGAATCAAGAGGTTCTCTCGTGGCAGAGTTGAACTTGTTGATGGACAAAATCTTGAGATTGATGCTGTTGTTTTAGCAACAGGGTACCGCAGCAATGTTCCTTCATGGCTCAAG GAAAATGAATTCTTTTCAAGAGAAGGAATTCCGAAGAATGCATTCCCAAATGGGTGGAAAGGGAATGGAGGACTGTATGCAGTAGGGTTTACAAGGAGAGGACTATCTGGAGCCTCATTGGATGCCATTGGTGTGTCACAGGACATTGCCAAGAGCTGGAAAGAAGAGACCAAACAGAAGAGAAAATCTGTTGCAGCTCGCCATAGGAGATGCATTTCACATTTTTAA